A single genomic interval of Oncorhynchus gorbuscha isolate QuinsamMale2020 ecotype Even-year linkage group LG25, OgorEven_v1.0, whole genome shotgun sequence harbors:
- the LOC124014443 gene encoding NADH dehydrogenase [ubiquinone] 1 beta subcomplex subunit 2, mitochondrial-like, whose translation MSSLGRAMGVLRAGTQLLTRGPQKIVTRKAGGGPHIEAQYRQFPQLTKSQTFQAELLSSAMWFWILWHCWHDPDAVMGHFPWPDASAWTDEELGIPADDEE comes from the exons ATGTCTTCTTTAGGAAGGGCCATGGGTGTCCTTAGGGCCGGGACGCAGCTTCTTACACGTGGACCTCAGAAAATAGTAACCCGAAA AGCTGGTGGTGGACCACACATAGAGGCCCAGTACAGGCAATTCCCACAACTCACCAAGAGCCAGACGTTCCAAGCAGAGCTTCTCAGCAGTGCCATGTGGTTCTGGATCCTGTGGCACTGCTGGCATGACCCAGATGCAGTAATG GGTCACTTCCCATGGCCTGATGCATCCGCATGGACAGATGAGGAACTGGGGATCCCAGCTGACGATGAGGAATGA